In Nocardia sputorum, a single genomic region encodes these proteins:
- a CDS encoding MBL fold metallo-hydrolase has product MRVHHLDAGGTRPFGGRLFDGRPGVRRRAVGACHCLLIEHSAGLALIDTGYGEQALIRPEAWVGRQLIRQSNPALDHPIARQIEALGFARDDVRDIIVTHLDLDHAGGLADFPAATVHVHRAELDAAEGAYGRREEFRYRRAQFEHGPKWSVYDESDSSMSSWFDFRAVRELRGLPPEILLVPLAGHTRGHVGVAVDTGNGWLLHAGDAYTYHGQMCAEPFMPLGTRIFQWYVDTERQSRIENQQRLRELVRDHGDVVTVFSAHCATEFERLSL; this is encoded by the coding sequence GTGCGTGTCCATCATTTGGATGCCGGGGGGACACGTCCTTTCGGAGGCCGTTTGTTCGACGGCCGGCCGGGGGTTCGGCGCAGGGCCGTCGGCGCGTGTCACTGCTTGTTGATCGAGCACTCCGCCGGATTGGCCCTGATCGACACCGGATACGGCGAACAGGCGCTGATCCGGCCGGAGGCCTGGGTCGGGCGGCAGCTCATCCGGCAATCTAACCCGGCCCTCGACCACCCGATCGCCCGGCAGATCGAGGCGCTGGGCTTCGCCCGCGACGACGTCCGGGACATCATCGTGACGCACCTCGATCTCGACCACGCGGGCGGCCTAGCCGATTTCCCCGCGGCCACCGTGCACGTCCACCGTGCGGAGTTGGACGCCGCCGAAGGGGCCTACGGCCGTCGTGAAGAATTCCGCTACCGCCGAGCGCAATTCGAGCACGGACCCAAGTGGTCGGTTTACGACGAATCCGACAGCAGTATGTCGAGCTGGTTCGATTTCCGGGCGGTCCGCGAACTGCGGGGCCTGCCTCCGGAAATACTCCTCGTTCCCCTGGCCGGACATACGCGCGGTCATGTCGGTGTCGCTGTCGACACGGGAAACGGTTGGTTGTTGCACGCCGGCGACGCCTACACCTATCACGGACAAATGTGTGCCGAGCCGTTCATGCCTTTGGGCACGCGAATTTTCCAGTGGTATGTGGACACCGAGCGGCAGTCTCGGATCGAGAATCAGCAGCGGCTGCGCGAACTCGTCCGTGACCACGGCGACGTGGTGACCGTGTTCTCCGCGCATTGTGCGACCGAATTCGAGCGGCTGAGCCTCTGA
- a CDS encoding class I SAM-dependent methyltransferase: MSVQAPLYREFLCREELPDEFFGLFLDPTRTYSCALWTHSDDTLEKAQMAKIDLALAKCDLQPGMTLLDVGCGWGSTMLRAMDTYGVNTIGLTRSRNQYRYVRDMLVDRLIRGRPYGGVRVQGWEDFDRRADRIVCIGALEHLPVDRYGEFFDFAYRIMPADGVLLLQTVVSHSRDHLRAHGGRITSDDFAFLRFLRETIFPGGQLPLPTGHHPKGITEYAEDAGFTVADVQALGPHYTTTLDRWADALREHRDQAVRLAGQDTYNAYLRYLTGSAEYFRRGHTDVMQFTCRKPDARHRSALL; encoded by the coding sequence ATGAGTGTTCAAGCCCCTCTCTACCGCGAATTCCTCTGCCGGGAAGAGCTGCCGGACGAGTTCTTCGGACTGTTCCTCGACCCGACCCGGACCTACAGTTGCGCGCTGTGGACCCACTCCGACGACACCCTGGAAAAAGCCCAGATGGCGAAGATCGATCTCGCCTTGGCCAAATGCGATCTGCAGCCGGGGATGACCTTGCTGGACGTCGGCTGCGGATGGGGTTCGACCATGCTGCGCGCCATGGACACCTACGGGGTGAACACGATCGGGTTGACCCGAAGCCGTAATCAGTACCGTTACGTGCGGGACATGCTCGTCGACCGGCTGATCCGTGGGCGCCCGTACGGCGGGGTGCGCGTGCAGGGCTGGGAGGACTTCGACCGGCGCGCCGACCGGATCGTGTGCATCGGAGCGCTGGAACACCTGCCGGTGGACCGCTACGGGGAGTTCTTCGATTTCGCCTACCGGATCATGCCCGCGGACGGGGTGCTGCTGCTGCAGACCGTGGTGAGTCACAGCCGCGACCATCTGCGGGCGCACGGAGGCCGGATCACCAGCGACGATTTCGCGTTCTTGCGGTTCCTGCGCGAGACCATCTTCCCCGGTGGCCAGCTTCCGCTACCGACCGGCCACCACCCCAAAGGGATCACCGAATACGCGGAGGACGCCGGATTCACCGTCGCCGACGTGCAGGCACTGGGTCCGCACTACACCACCACCCTGGACCGCTGGGCCGACGCCCTGCGTGAGCACCGGGATCAGGCGGTCCGGCTCGCCGGGCAGGACACCTACAACGCCTACCTGCGGTATCTGACCGGGTCCGCGGAGTACTTCCGCCGTGGACACACCGACGTCATGCAGTTCACCTGCCGCAAACCCGATGCTCGGCACCGATCCGCGCTGTTGTGA
- a CDS encoding VOC family protein has product MRSGSVFGAVHLGYVVVHSQRQADWRRFGASAIGMHVDELDTDVLRFRLDDHACRFLIRRGPAEDVTALGWQVDDHETFERILARVSDRGVPIEEGTAEQAAARGVQRLWRFPGPKGIATEIFATPVTTPEPLEMIGSGWVTGEAGMGHVAIVSRQPESMRSYYDTVFDARLTDYIDENVSGLKMKIRFLRVNERHHSIAIANLRGVKIDPLRTRVQHINIQSASLDDMLAAYGRVTDLGFRMAWSVGQHTNDRELSFYCVTPSGFELEVGWNPVVIGPELESTWEPSTYHGISVWGHTTVGETVLDKFAQFRHALRTVRTPEPTVPQLAGGPSR; this is encoded by the coding sequence ATGCGCTCGGGCTCGGTGTTCGGTGCGGTGCACCTGGGCTACGTGGTGGTGCACTCCCAGCGGCAGGCCGACTGGCGCCGGTTCGGCGCGTCGGCGATCGGGATGCACGTCGACGAACTCGACACCGACGTGCTGCGCTTCCGATTGGACGACCACGCTTGCCGTTTCCTCATCCGGCGCGGCCCGGCCGAGGACGTCACCGCGCTGGGCTGGCAGGTCGACGACCACGAGACCTTCGAACGCATCCTCGCGCGGGTCAGCGACCGCGGCGTGCCGATCGAGGAAGGCACCGCCGAGCAGGCGGCCGCACGCGGCGTGCAGCGGCTGTGGCGCTTCCCGGGCCCCAAAGGCATCGCCACCGAAATCTTCGCCACCCCGGTGACGACTCCGGAGCCGCTGGAGATGATCGGTTCCGGCTGGGTCACGGGGGAGGCGGGGATGGGTCACGTGGCGATCGTTTCCCGCCAACCGGAGTCGATGCGCAGCTACTACGACACGGTGTTCGACGCGCGGTTGACCGACTACATCGATGAGAACGTCTCCGGCCTGAAGATGAAGATCCGGTTTCTCAGGGTGAACGAGCGCCATCACTCGATCGCGATCGCGAACCTGCGCGGGGTGAAGATCGATCCGCTGCGCACGCGCGTGCAGCACATCAACATCCAGTCCGCGAGCCTGGACGACATGCTGGCCGCGTACGGGCGGGTCACCGATCTGGGTTTCCGTATGGCGTGGTCGGTCGGCCAGCACACCAACGATCGTGAGCTGTCGTTCTATTGCGTGACGCCGTCGGGCTTCGAGCTGGAGGTCGGCTGGAATCCGGTGGTGATCGGTCCGGAACTGGAATCGACCTGGGAACCGAGCACCTATCACGGCATCAGCGTCTGGGGCCACACGACGGTGGGGGAGACGGTGCTGGACAAGTTCGCCCAATTCCGGCACGCCCTGCGGACCGTGCGCACACCGGAACCCACTGTTCCCCAACTGGCGGGAGGACCATCGCGATGA
- a CDS encoding cytochrome P450 — MKLYSDEFAADPHAAYRQMRSDHGPLVPVEVAPDVSATLIIDYRTALDVLTDSARFSADPSEWEQHVPPECPVPWTMRWRPDASRAAGDEHARYRNAVTGSLDRIDLHRLRDTVERTAVSLINGFCAAGAADLLNEYAIPLTVRVLEEVLGFPPEIREDAYTAMMNLRDAVDPGSVDENRRTLNAAMLEVIAAKRAAPAGDVASWLVQHPARLSETELVHQMASLYTTGAEPTWNLIAVTVLLLMTDDRFGGELLGGALSTRDAIDEVLFTDPPTANSCVRYPNQPQIVGNVWLPQHQPVLIGLAACNNDPTAVAGDRQGNRSHLAWGAGPHTCPAQSVAMVIVQEALDQLLDALPEIRLAIPAAEVKWLPSSFHRAPATVPVTFPESPPLALL; from the coding sequence GTGAAGCTGTATTCGGACGAGTTCGCCGCCGACCCCCATGCCGCGTACCGGCAGATGCGAAGCGATCACGGCCCGCTCGTCCCGGTCGAAGTAGCGCCGGATGTGTCGGCGACTCTGATCATCGATTACCGAACAGCATTGGACGTCCTCACCGACTCGGCGCGTTTCTCCGCCGATCCGAGCGAATGGGAACAGCATGTGCCGCCGGAGTGCCCGGTGCCGTGGACGATGCGGTGGCGGCCGGACGCCTCGCGCGCAGCGGGAGACGAGCATGCCCGCTACCGGAACGCGGTCACCGGCAGCCTCGACCGGATCGATCTGCACCGGCTGCGCGACACAGTGGAACGCACCGCCGTGTCGCTGATCAACGGTTTCTGCGCGGCCGGTGCGGCAGATCTGCTCAACGAGTACGCGATTCCGCTCACCGTCCGCGTGCTCGAGGAAGTACTCGGATTCCCACCGGAAATCCGCGAAGACGCCTACACAGCGATGATGAACCTGCGCGACGCCGTCGACCCCGGCTCGGTGGACGAGAACCGGCGAACGCTCAACGCGGCCATGCTCGAGGTGATCGCGGCCAAGCGGGCAGCGCCTGCCGGAGACGTGGCGTCCTGGCTGGTCCAGCATCCGGCTCGGCTCAGCGAAACCGAACTCGTCCATCAGATGGCCTCGCTGTACACCACGGGGGCCGAGCCGACCTGGAACCTCATCGCGGTCACCGTGCTGTTGCTGATGACCGATGACCGATTCGGCGGCGAACTCCTCGGCGGAGCATTGTCCACCCGCGACGCCATCGACGAGGTGCTGTTCACCGATCCCCCGACGGCGAATTCGTGTGTGCGATACCCGAATCAGCCGCAGATCGTCGGGAACGTGTGGCTGCCGCAACATCAACCGGTACTGATCGGTTTGGCGGCCTGCAACAACGATCCCACGGCGGTAGCGGGCGACCGCCAGGGCAACCGCTCCCACCTGGCCTGGGGCGCCGGTCCGCACACCTGTCCCGCCCAGTCGGTCGCCATGGTCATCGTCCAAGAGGCGCTCGACCAGCTGCTCGACGCGCTACCGGAGATCCGGCTCGCGATCCCCGCCGCGGAAGTGAAGTGGCTGCCGAGCTCCTTCCACCGGGCACCGGCCACCGTCCCGGTCACTTTTCCGGAGTCGCCGCCCCTCGCTCTGCTCTGA
- a CDS encoding TetR/AcrR family transcriptional regulator codes for MTAEPVVRTRTDRRRERTRNALLAAARKFLSEGRSAVSIQEITDAADVGFGSFYNHFQTKEQLFDEAVSSALEVYAQMRDEIVRLYDDPAEVFAVSFRMTGRLQRQVPEMVRVILHSGMSVLSRDEGLAPRARRDILAAQDAGRFEEMDPEMAVMAAGGALLGLLQLLEQRPDADAGALSDEMTFHVLRMFGMPKRSARKLVSAPLPPQPPL; via the coding sequence ATGACTGCGGAGCCGGTAGTACGTACTCGGACCGATCGACGCCGGGAACGCACCCGCAACGCGCTGCTGGCGGCCGCACGGAAGTTCCTGTCGGAAGGCAGGTCGGCGGTGAGCATCCAAGAGATCACCGACGCCGCCGACGTCGGTTTCGGCTCGTTCTACAACCACTTCCAGACCAAAGAGCAGCTGTTCGACGAGGCGGTGAGCTCGGCGCTGGAGGTCTACGCCCAGATGCGCGACGAGATCGTCCGGCTCTACGACGATCCGGCCGAGGTGTTCGCGGTGAGTTTCCGGATGACCGGCCGGTTGCAGCGGCAGGTGCCCGAGATGGTGCGGGTCATCCTGCATTCGGGCATGTCGGTGCTCTCCCGTGACGAGGGTCTGGCCCCTCGAGCGCGCCGCGACATCCTCGCCGCCCAAGATGCGGGCCGGTTCGAGGAGATGGATCCGGAGATGGCGGTGATGGCCGCGGGCGGCGCGCTGCTGGGGTTGTTACAGCTGCTCGAGCAGCGCCCCGACGCCGATGCCGGGGCGCTGTCGGACGAGATGACCTTCCACGTCCTGCGCATGTTCGGGATGCCGAAACGCTCGGCCCGCAAGTTGGTGTCCGCGCCGCTTCCTCCCCAGCCGCCGTTGTGA
- a CDS encoding amidohydrolase family protein, which produces MNRIDVHQHLIPPSYADALREHGLTAPGGRALPEWSAEGARALMTQAGIAAAVLSVSTPGTTFLADPAQAAALARALNDDTAALAHADPDRFGFLATLAMPDVDAAATEAERALDDLGADGVVLLGNAAGTYLGEEGQDALFQVLDRRAAVAFVHPADLPAPAVPGVPPFAADFLLDTTRAAFLLVRNGIRRRYPNIRFILSHAGGFVPYAAHRMALAIVNDTGRSPLDILDDFAGFYFDTALSAGAATLPSLLAFAEPGHVLYGSDWPFAPEPAVHYFNAGLDTFSGCDDTTRRNIQRDNALALFPKFGDAAPTPEPPLLTRARAALRHQLFRSVAKAMARR; this is translated from the coding sequence ATGAACCGCATCGATGTGCATCAGCACCTGATCCCTCCGAGCTACGCCGACGCGCTCCGGGAGCACGGTCTCACCGCTCCCGGTGGACGTGCGCTGCCCGAGTGGAGCGCCGAAGGGGCGCGGGCGTTGATGACGCAAGCCGGGATCGCGGCGGCGGTGCTGTCGGTGTCGACTCCCGGCACCACCTTCCTGGCCGATCCGGCCCAGGCGGCCGCGCTCGCCCGCGCGCTCAACGACGACACCGCCGCGCTGGCGCACGCCGACCCCGACCGGTTCGGTTTCCTCGCCACCCTCGCCATGCCGGACGTCGACGCGGCCGCCACCGAGGCCGAGCGCGCCCTCGACGACCTGGGCGCCGACGGTGTCGTGCTGCTCGGCAACGCGGCGGGGACCTATTTGGGCGAAGAAGGGCAGGACGCCCTCTTCCAGGTGCTGGACCGGAGAGCGGCCGTCGCGTTCGTCCATCCGGCCGACCTGCCCGCGCCCGCCGTGCCGGGTGTTCCGCCGTTCGCCGCGGATTTCCTCCTCGACACCACCCGGGCCGCCTTCCTCCTCGTGCGCAACGGCATCCGGCGCCGGTATCCCAACATCCGTTTCATCCTGAGTCACGCCGGTGGGTTCGTCCCGTACGCCGCGCACCGCATGGCGCTGGCCATCGTCAACGACACCGGGCGCAGCCCGTTGGACATCCTCGACGATTTCGCCGGATTCTATTTCGACACAGCGTTGTCAGCCGGCGCCGCGACGTTACCGAGCCTGCTCGCGTTCGCTGAACCCGGGCACGTGCTCTACGGCAGCGACTGGCCCTTCGCCCCGGAGCCCGCGGTCCATTATTTCAACGCCGGGCTCGACACCTTTTCCGGATGTGACGACACCACGCGGCGAAATATACAGCGCGACAATGCCCTAGCGTTGTTTCCGAAGTTCGGCGACGCCGCGCCGACGCCGGAGCCACCGCTGCTCACCAGGGCGCGAGCGGCCTTGCGGCACCAACTCTTCCGGAGTGTGGCCAAGGCGATGGCCCGCCGCTGA
- a CDS encoding GNAT family N-acetyltransferase: protein MTTESTIDADTALHPLDDPVRASLRGAHRRFAGWVGRIGRYDPQVARFVGHPPVLNAQDWADLATLLGPGGSTALRGHGHVPPDGWTVLEEMDSVQMDGAALRVAQDPELEVLTAADVPEILELIARTEPGPYAPRTIEMGTYLGLRVGGRLVAMAGERLHPPGWTEISAVCTDAEFRGRGFATRLIRAVGAGIRARGETPFLHALARNTTAIGLYETLGFTLRRRSKLTVVQAPTSFGSALR from the coding sequence GTGACCACTGAGTCGACCATCGACGCCGATACCGCACTACACCCGCTCGACGACCCGGTCAGGGCGTCGCTGCGTGGCGCGCACCGCCGGTTCGCCGGCTGGGTGGGACGGATCGGCCGTTACGACCCGCAGGTCGCCAGGTTCGTAGGCCATCCGCCGGTGCTGAACGCGCAGGACTGGGCCGACTTGGCCACACTGCTCGGACCGGGCGGCAGTACCGCCTTGCGCGGCCACGGCCACGTGCCGCCGGACGGCTGGACAGTGCTGGAGGAGATGGACTCGGTACAAATGGACGGCGCCGCGCTGCGCGTCGCCCAGGACCCGGAATTGGAAGTTCTCACCGCGGCCGATGTGCCCGAGATCCTGGAACTGATCGCCCGCACCGAACCGGGCCCCTACGCGCCGCGGACCATCGAAATGGGCACCTATCTGGGCCTGCGGGTCGGCGGCAGACTGGTCGCGATGGCCGGAGAGCGCCTGCACCCGCCGGGTTGGACCGAGATCAGCGCCGTGTGCACCGACGCGGAATTCCGGGGCCGCGGGTTCGCCACCCGCCTGATCCGCGCGGTCGGCGCAGGCATCCGCGCGCGCGGCGAGACCCCGTTCCTGCACGCGCTGGCCCGCAATACGACAGCGATCGGTCTGTACGAGACGCTGGGCTTCACGCTGCGCAGACGCTCGAAATTGACGGTCGTGCAGGCGCCGACGTCGTTCGGCAGTGCCCTGCGCTGA
- a CDS encoding bifunctional 3-(3-hydroxy-phenyl)propionate/3-hydroxycinnamic acid hydroxylase, which yields MSVFDVDVVVVGLGPTGLTLANLLGRRGVRVLALEREPEYYGLARAVYTDDEGMRIFQTAGAADELAADMNIDSTVQWVRADGSVLAQFHQTDRPLGWPVVNFLYQPYLENTLERALGRYPHVTVRRGRAVVDFEQDADGVSVEHVECRGTGYGKHPADTDPRTAERVRAEFLVGCDGGRSVVRTKLGIEMSGTSFPERWLVVDLRARDGVDAFRHLPYFDFVCDPELPIVSCPQPDRHHRFEFMLSPSQTKEEMEDPDTVRRYIARFVDPDEVEVLRKLVYTFNAVVADRWRDRRILVAGDAAHMTPQFIGQGMNSGVRDADNLSWKLAAILEHGAALEILDSYESERRPHAKAMIDLSVLNKKLVSIDNKMIAAGRDVGLTTALRVPGLGGWIRGAKMKPRPRFRRGAYLGLPRRRLRGVEGTLAPQPDVRDYDGRHRRLDDVLGVGFAVLGYGTDPRRVLGPEDSAVLSCLGAAFVTVYPIGGRPQGKPGDGRDDVIDVEDHTGTLTRWFAKAGLRTGGVVVLRPDRFVFGVAAPGRGGPLVAELRRQLGISALPGRLTVDQPVTGADGTPQYEETR from the coding sequence ATGAGCGTTTTCGATGTGGATGTCGTAGTGGTCGGCCTCGGCCCGACCGGGTTGACCTTGGCCAACCTGCTGGGACGGCGTGGGGTGCGGGTGCTGGCGCTGGAACGCGAACCGGAGTACTACGGGCTGGCTCGTGCGGTCTACACCGACGACGAAGGTATGCGAATCTTCCAGACCGCGGGCGCCGCGGACGAATTGGCGGCGGACATGAACATCGATTCGACCGTGCAGTGGGTGCGCGCGGACGGCTCGGTGCTGGCGCAGTTCCATCAGACCGATCGGCCGCTGGGCTGGCCGGTGGTCAATTTCCTGTACCAGCCGTATCTGGAGAACACCCTGGAACGGGCGCTCGGCCGCTATCCGCACGTCACGGTGCGGCGCGGCCGCGCGGTCGTCGATTTCGAGCAGGACGCCGACGGCGTGAGCGTCGAGCACGTCGAATGCCGGGGCACCGGATACGGCAAGCATCCGGCGGACACCGATCCGCGCACTGCCGAACGGGTGCGGGCCGAGTTCCTGGTCGGCTGCGACGGCGGGCGCAGTGTGGTGCGCACCAAGCTCGGTATCGAGATGTCCGGCACCAGTTTTCCGGAACGGTGGCTGGTGGTCGATCTGCGCGCCCGCGACGGTGTCGATGCCTTCCGGCATCTGCCGTACTTCGACTTCGTGTGCGATCCCGAACTGCCGATCGTGTCCTGCCCGCAGCCGGATCGGCATCACCGCTTCGAGTTCATGCTGTCGCCGTCGCAGACGAAGGAGGAGATGGAGGACCCGGACACGGTGCGCCGCTACATCGCCCGGTTCGTCGATCCGGACGAAGTGGAGGTGCTGCGCAAGCTGGTCTACACCTTCAACGCGGTCGTCGCCGACCGCTGGCGCGACCGGCGAATCCTCGTCGCGGGCGACGCCGCGCACATGACCCCGCAGTTCATCGGGCAGGGCATGAACTCCGGGGTGCGCGACGCGGACAACCTGTCCTGGAAGCTGGCCGCGATCCTGGAACACGGTGCGGCGCTGGAGATCCTGGACAGCTACGAGTCGGAACGACGGCCGCACGCCAAGGCGATGATCGATCTGTCCGTGCTGAACAAGAAGCTCGTCTCGATCGACAACAAGATGATCGCGGCGGGCAGGGACGTCGGTCTCACCACCGCCTTGCGGGTGCCCGGGCTCGGCGGCTGGATCCGCGGCGCGAAGATGAAACCGCGGCCGCGTTTCCGCCGCGGCGCATACCTCGGTCTACCCCGGCGCCGCCTGCGCGGTGTGGAAGGAACGTTGGCCCCGCAGCCGGACGTCCGCGACTACGACGGACGCCATCGGCGCCTGGACGACGTATTGGGGGTCGGGTTCGCGGTGCTGGGTTATGGGACCGATCCCCGCCGGGTTCTGGGGCCGGAGGATTCGGCGGTGCTGAGTTGTCTCGGCGCCGCTTTCGTAACCGTGTACCCGATCGGCGGACGCCCGCAGGGCAAACCGGGCGACGGACGTGACGACGTCATCGATGTCGAAGACCACACCGGCACGCTGACCCGATGGTTCGCCAAGGCGGGACTGCGCACCGGCGGCGTGGTCGTCCTGCGCCCCGACCGGTTCGTCTTCGGTGTCGCCGCCCCCGGTCGCGGCGGGCCGTTGGTCGCCGAATTGCGCCGGCAACTGGGCATATCCGCACTTCCAGGACGGCTCACGGTCGACCAGCCGGTCACCGGCGCCGACGGAACGCCGCAATACGAGGAGACTCGATGA
- a CDS encoding oxidoreductase: MDLELSGKTAVVTGASRGIGLAVAEALSAEGVRVVGAARTITPELEKSSVAAISVDLATSAGAARLIGAALDELGGIDILVNNVGAVNAARLELGGFLDVEDEQWRELLDLNLFSAIWITRAALPSLLERRGSIVTVSSINKHLPAAGPVGYSEAKAALTALTKRLSEEYGPRGVRVNTVSPGVVGTPMWRGPHGVGAKFAAAQGVSQEELLAAVPEQFGIASGRISEPEEVAALVAFLASPKAANIVGADYVIDGGTLKIA; the protein is encoded by the coding sequence ATGGATCTCGAACTGTCCGGCAAGACCGCCGTCGTCACCGGCGCCAGTCGCGGCATCGGCCTGGCCGTCGCCGAAGCGTTGTCCGCCGAAGGTGTCCGAGTGGTCGGCGCCGCGCGCACCATCACCCCCGAACTCGAAAAATCCAGTGTCGCTGCGATTTCCGTCGATCTTGCCACCTCGGCGGGAGCGGCCCGGCTGATCGGCGCCGCACTGGACGAATTGGGCGGCATCGACATCCTCGTCAACAACGTCGGCGCCGTGAACGCCGCTCGTCTGGAATTGGGCGGCTTCCTCGACGTCGAGGACGAGCAATGGCGAGAACTCTTGGATCTGAATTTGTTCAGCGCCATCTGGATCACCCGCGCGGCCCTGCCCAGCCTGCTGGAGCGGCGCGGCTCGATCGTCACCGTCTCATCGATCAACAAGCATCTCCCGGCCGCTGGACCGGTCGGTTACAGCGAGGCCAAGGCCGCGTTGACCGCGCTCACCAAGCGGCTCAGCGAGGAGTACGGCCCGCGCGGGGTGCGGGTCAACACCGTCTCTCCCGGTGTGGTGGGCACGCCGATGTGGCGCGGACCGCACGGCGTCGGCGCCAAGTTCGCCGCGGCGCAGGGCGTTTCGCAGGAGGAATTGCTCGCGGCCGTCCCCGAGCAGTTCGGCATCGCGTCCGGCCGGATCAGCGAACCGGAGGAGGTCGCCGCCCTCGTCGCCTTCCTCGCGTCGCCGAAAGCCGCCAATATCGTCGGTGCGGACTACGTCATCGATGGCGGCACCTTGAAGATCGCCTGA
- a CDS encoding alpha/beta fold hydrolase translates to MTIDNAAETGRTVRVGARDIFYSEAGAGDAVVLLHGGGPGASGMSNYARNVAALARRFRVIVPDMPGYGRSTKHIDQSDPFGDLAAAIGGLLDALGIGSAHLIGNSYGGAAALRLAMDRPEKVRKLILMGPGGVGTTRSLPTKGLQSLLSYYDGDGPSRAKLAEFVREYLVYDAGDVGEDVIDERYRASLDPDVVADPPLRRPSGPSALRTLWRMDFTRDPRLSRVQHPTLVIWGAEDKVNRPAGGRMLAERMPHCDLYLAAETGHWVQWERAELFNELAGAFLGAV, encoded by the coding sequence ATGACAATCGACAACGCCGCCGAGACCGGGCGGACTGTCCGGGTCGGCGCTCGGGACATCTTCTACAGCGAGGCCGGCGCCGGCGATGCGGTGGTGCTCTTGCACGGGGGTGGGCCGGGCGCGAGCGGCATGTCGAACTACGCCCGCAATGTCGCGGCGTTGGCCCGGCGTTTCCGGGTGATCGTGCCGGATATGCCCGGCTACGGGCGTTCGACGAAACACATCGATCAGTCCGACCCGTTCGGTGACTTGGCCGCGGCTATCGGTGGCCTGCTGGACGCCCTCGGCATCGGCTCGGCACACCTGATCGGGAATTCCTACGGGGGAGCGGCGGCGCTGCGTTTGGCGATGGACCGGCCCGAGAAGGTACGCAAGCTGATCCTCATGGGCCCCGGTGGCGTGGGCACCACGCGCTCGTTGCCGACCAAGGGCCTGCAGTCGCTGCTGTCCTACTACGACGGCGATGGGCCCAGCCGCGCCAAACTGGCCGAGTTCGTCCGCGAATACCTGGTCTACGATGCAGGCGACGTCGGCGAAGACGTCATCGACGAGCGTTACCGAGCCAGTCTCGATCCGGACGTGGTGGCCGACCCGCCCTTGCGGCGTCCCTCGGGCCCGTCGGCATTGCGGACGCTGTGGCGGATGGATTTCACCCGCGACCCCCGGCTGTCGCGAGTGCAGCATCCGACCCTGGTGATCTGGGGCGCCGAAGACAAGGTGAACCGGCCCGCGGGCGGGCGCATGCTCGCCGAGCGGATGCCGCACTGCGATCTGTACCTGGCGGCCGAGACCGGCCATTGGGTGCAGTGGGAGCGCGCGGAGCTGTTCAACGAGTTGGCCGGCGCGTTCCTGGGAGCGGTCTGA
- a CDS encoding TetR/AcrR family transcriptional regulator yields MGRPRNFDPDTVVERAMEAFWTHGYANTSPAQLADATGIGKGSLYHAFGSKRALFDRALDRYDRLGVELAADILTRPGTTRECVAAFLRGMVDADLAQPVRRGCLAVNTAMELAGHDAEITRAVRTMQDHVMAALEARIDQGRRDGDVRADTDPREMAEFLMNTIVGLRVMAKTYDAPTLHRIIDTALTGL; encoded by the coding sequence ATGGGCAGGCCGCGCAACTTCGACCCCGACACGGTGGTGGAACGGGCCATGGAGGCGTTCTGGACCCATGGGTACGCCAACACCTCTCCCGCGCAGTTGGCCGATGCCACCGGTATCGGGAAGGGCAGTCTCTACCACGCTTTCGGCAGCAAGCGCGCGTTGTTCGACCGGGCTCTGGACCGCTACGACCGGCTGGGGGTCGAGCTGGCCGCCGACATCCTGACCCGCCCGGGCACCACCCGTGAGTGCGTGGCCGCCTTCCTGCGCGGAATGGTCGACGCCGATCTCGCGCAGCCGGTTCGGCGCGGCTGCCTGGCGGTGAACACGGCCATGGAATTGGCCGGGCACGATGCGGAGATCACCCGGGCGGTGCGCACCATGCAGGACCACGTGATGGCGGCGTTGGAGGCCCGAATCGACCAGGGGCGGCGCGACGGTGACGTGCGCGCGGACACCGACCCGCGGGAGATGGCCGAATTCCTGATGAACACCATCGTCGGCCTTCGCGTGATGGCGAAGACCTACGACGCGCCCACCTTGCATCGCATCATCGACACCGCTCTGACCGGCCTCTGA